The following coding sequences are from one Scomber scombrus chromosome 20, fScoSco1.1, whole genome shotgun sequence window:
- the emilin2b gene encoding EMILIN-2, translating into MESVHCGLSFLIFITTFPLISASPFQYNMFQGNAYSGPETRQRNKNWCAYVVHKNVSCAVVGGTESFVQPESSPCPPELPNCAQQVIYRTHFKPTYKIAYKTVTELQWKCCPGYQGYNCMEVKDMRIIQVDRLPQAPFPVSGRIPVQQGPEERTDNQRHHPWRGGGGQFGGHTGHRPHGGHRGSQSGQHLEEEVQRLSQMVLDMQARMTDMSSNLRLDFQEDASKMLVTLLNTVRQPVSARGAEPETIQLQDLSLDHERTQIDEVINKISQVTDDLEAKGNTLKDLLGRVNSHDGQIHLLMEAAQTPMATEAPLPPASDPDLRAYVDQQIRAVREEMMEGMDIKLADLKSSCDYKILSVREQCEGQEANYLSLAELMDSKESDLRNEIQNLKTKLVNTEKFASVLVRVENLESRMNLSEGTVAGQCLSMEERLNRERAEAIKNLKETLEDKLALIEDKFTTLLVDTSTNSASESQQTLQSEVTSVKDSFKTLEDRFKALDQLCSKECKANLTVVENLQQDFQSCKTAVDAMETGLKSQLDNLGAMEGQLLNYSARIESVHGDLSFLEGRVGTLEDSISDVLHQSLNSTEAQVNAGAEQEAKDLSELHRTHQEELRRRLDELGREVKREADHCREKTQDVEKEIAHIDSRIVSVESLCGKLDPISGSLQRIKEGLNKHVSGLWTCVNQLNGTVRAHARDIGGLKGTCQKLQNHISDVTKDLEVLTESSPGKKGVQVAAEDTRHPHSSNNGPAVVPVGPEETSLLQPPPVMETGEAGPPGKMTSSKLPKGMDGSIMPVLGFAGAPAYPIKPTESLKTRMPLLPDVTVLQKPSPQKPDTASASASGERVSFSAGLTLTPFHGEVGIIRFNKLLVNDGGHYDPNTGIFTAPTDGRYLVTAVLAAQRGEKLEAILSVSNRSVQRLDSTGFLSGAAAAATSQQQCNCSSSTSLSLVLSLKRGDRAGLVLTAGQLATTTSSSSEVLSSFSVVLLYSSPSKR; encoded by the exons CGCGTATTCTGGCCCCGAAACACGGCAAAGAAATAA GAACTGGTGCGCCTACGTTGTGCACAAGAACGTGAGCTGTGCCGTCGTGGGAGGCACTGAGAGTTTTGTGCAGCCGGAGTCTTCACCGTGTCCACCGGAGCTGCCAAACTGTGCGCAACAAGTGAT ATACCGCACACACTTTAAGCCGACATACAAGATTGCCTACAAGACTGTGacagagctgcagtggaagtgtTGCCCGGGTTACCAGGGCTACAACTGCATGGAGGTGAAAGACATGAGAATAATCCAAGTGGACCGTTTGCCCCAAGCACCTTTTCCTGTTTCTGGACGTATTCCAGTCCAACAAG GTCCAGAGGAGCGGACAGACAACCAAAGACACCATccatggagaggaggaggagggcaatTTGGTGGTCACACAGGTCACAGACCACACGGGGGTCACAGAGGATCTCAAAGTGGACaacacctggaggaggaggtgcaacGACTCTCCCAGATGGTCCTTGACATGCAGGCAAGAATGACAGACATGTCTTCAAATCTGAGACTAGATTTCCAGGAGGATGCCAGTAAAATGCTGGTTACGCTCCTGAATACCGTCAGACAGCCGGTCAGTGCTCGGGGCGCAGAGCCTGAAACCATCCAGCTGCAGGACCTGTCTCTGGATCATGAGAGAACGCAGATAGACGAGGTCATCAACAAGATCAGCCAGGTCACAGACGATCTGGAGGCCAAGGGCAACACCCTGAAGGACCTGCTGGGTCGTGTCAACAGTCACGATGGACAAATTCATCTGTTAATGGAGGCTGCTCAGACCCCGATGGCCACGGAGGCTCCTCTTCCCCCAGCCAGCGATCCGGACCTACGCGCCTACGTGGACCAGCAGATCCGCGCTGTGAGGGAAGAGATGATGGAGGGTATGGATATCAAACTGGCAGATCTGAAGAGCTCATGTGATTATAAAATCCTGTCTGTTCGGGAGCAATGTGAGGGTCAAGAAGCCAACTACCTCAGCCTGGCCGAGCTCATGGACTCTAAAGAAAGTGACCTCCGCAACGAGATCCAGAACCTCAAGACCAAGCTGGTTAATACAGAAAAGTTTGCCTCGGTTCTGGTTCGTGTGGAGAATTTAGAGAGCCGCATGAACTTATCTGAGGGGACAGTGGCAGGGCAGTGCCTCTCAATGGAGGAAAGGCTGAATAGAGAGCGGGCAGAGGCCATCAAAAACCTGAAGGAGACTCTAGAGGACAAGCTGGCCTTAATCGAAGACAAATTCACCACCTTGCTAGTAGATACAAGCACCAACTCTGCATCTGAGAGCCAGCAAACTCTGCAGAGTGAAGTGACATCTGTTAAAGACTCTTTTAAAACTCTGGAGGATAGATTCAAAGCCCTGGATCAGCTGTGCTCAAAGGAGTGTAAGGCCAATTTGACTGTTGTAGAAAACCTCCAACAGGACTTCCAGAGCTGCAAAACTGCTGTAGACGCTATGGAGACTGGTCTAAAATCCCAGTTAGATAACCTCGGAGCAATGGAGGGTCAACTCCTCAATTATAGCGCCCGCATTGAGAGCGTACATGGTGATTTGAGCTTCTTGGAAGGGCGTGTTGGCACGTTAGAGGACTCGATATCAGACGTACTCCACCAGAGCCTCAACTCCACCGAGGCTCAAGTCAACGCAGGAGCCGAGCAGGAGGCCAAGGACCTTTCGGAGCTTCACAGGACTCATCAGGAGGAGCTGAGACGACGGCTGGACGAGCTGGGCCGCGAGGTGAAACGAGAGGCCGACCACTGCAGGGAGAAAACGCAGGACGTGGAGAAGGAGATCGCCCACATCGACAGCCGCATTGTCAGTGTCGAAAGTTTGTGCGGCAAGCTGGATCCCATCTCGGGAAGCCTCCAGAGGATCAAAGAAGGTCTGAACAAACACGTGAGCGGGTTGTGGACTTGCGTCAACCAGCTGAACGGCACGGTGAGAGCTCATGCGCGAGATATCGGCGGACTGAAGGGAACATGTCAGAAGCTCCAGAACCATATTTCTGACGTCACCAAAGACCTCGAGGTGCTAACGGAAAGCTCTCCTGGGAAGAAAG GTGTTCAGGTCGCTGCGGAGGACACGAGGCATCCTCACAGTTCAAATAACGGCCCTGCAGTAGTGCCGGTCGGCCCCGAGGAAACCTCTCTACTACAGCCGCCACCTGTGATGGAGACCGGCGAGGCGGGTCCTCCGGGGAAGATGACCTCGTCCAAGTTGCCCAAAGGGATGGACGGCAGCATAATGCCCGTTCTGGGATTTGCTGGAGCTCCAG cTTATCCAATAAAACCAACTGAATCTCTGAAAACCCGGATGCCTCTCCTTCCTG ATGTGACCGTGCTACAGAAACCATCACCACAGAAACCCGACACGGCTTCGGCTTCGGCTTCAG GTGAGAGAGTATCATTCTCAGCTGGTCTGACTCTGACGCCGTTTCACGGAGAGGTCGGGATCATTCGATTCAACAAGTTGCTGGTAAATGACGGAGGACACTATGATCCCAACACAG GTATCTTCACAGCTCCGACGGACGGCCGCTACCTGGTGACGGCCGTGCTGGCAGCGCAGCGAGGTGAGAAGCTGGAGGCGATCCTCTCCGTGTCAAACCGCAGCGTGCAGAGGTTGGACTCCACCGGCTTCCTgtctggagcagcagcagcggcgacGTCACAGCAACAATGTAACTGCAGCAGCTCGACGTCGCTCAGTCTGGTTCTGTCACTGAAGCGAGGCGACCGAGCCGGACTGGTTCTGACCGCCGGACAGCTcgccaccaccacctcctcctcctctgaggTCCTGTCGTCTTTCAGCGTCGTCCTTCTTTACTCCAGCCCGTCCAAACGGTAG